Proteins encoded together in one Cyanobium sp. AMD-g window:
- a CDS encoding 20S proteasome subunit A/B codes for MTYCIGYWLEKGLVMASDSRTNAGVDYISSYSKMYVFQPASDRLFVLLAAGNLATTQAVVSWIRRDLDRPAETFITGGRDLRSCDYLFEAAAYIGRVSVAVQQENAEALQQAGASGGASFILGGQIAGEPHGLYLVYPQGNAIMATRETPYLQIGETKYGKPPLDNVGHTNLSLEDAARLCLISEVLTQRSNLSVGPPFELAILPADALALAHRLTFPAQAPELAAMVETWSDAQREALHRLPSFPWEQSPPG; via the coding sequence GTGACGTATTGCATTGGCTACTGGCTGGAGAAGGGCCTGGTCATGGCCTCGGATTCCCGCACGAATGCAGGGGTTGATTATATTTCGAGCTACAGCAAGATGTACGTTTTCCAGCCGGCCTCGGATCGGCTGTTCGTGCTGCTTGCCGCCGGCAACCTGGCCACCACCCAGGCGGTGGTCAGCTGGATTCGCCGTGATCTCGATCGGCCGGCCGAGACCTTCATCACCGGGGGCAGGGATCTGCGCTCCTGTGATTATCTGTTTGAGGCGGCCGCCTACATCGGCCGGGTGAGTGTGGCGGTGCAGCAGGAGAATGCGGAGGCGCTGCAGCAGGCGGGAGCCAGCGGGGGGGCCTCCTTCATCCTGGGGGGGCAGATCGCCGGTGAGCCCCACGGCCTGTATCTGGTCTATCCCCAGGGCAACGCCATCATGGCCACCCGCGAAACGCCGTATCTGCAGATCGGCGAGACGAAGTACGGCAAACCTCCGCTGGATAACGTGGGCCACACCAACCTGTCCCTGGAGGACGCGGCCCGTCTCTGCCTGATCTCTGAGGTGCTCACCCAGCGTTCCAATCTCAGCGTTGGGCCCCCGTTCGAGCTGGCGATCCTCCCTGCCGACGCCCTGGCGCTGGCCCACCGGCTGACCTTTCCGGCGCAGGCGCCGGAATTGGCGGCCATGGTCGAGACCTGGAGCGACGCCCAGCGGGAGGCGCTGCACCGCCTGCCCAGCTTCCCCTGGGAGCAGTCGCCGCCGGGCTGA
- the glsA gene encoding glutaminase A: MWSVSEWVSNGHLPTAEVVQALVAEAHGRFAPVLDGQVADYIPALAAAPPDHFGLCVSSCGGALFEAGEARVAFSIQSISKPFLFALICQAIGEEEAREKLGVNSTGLPFNSVLAVERSGDGLSNPMVNAGAIAATSLAPGASSEAKWAFIQDGFSRFAGRRLEIDMRVFDSELASNRRNAGLATLLSDHDRIWWDPDEATELYTRQCSLSVTAADLAVMAATLANGGRQPVTGEQVIEAIHCQHVLAVMVTAGLYETSGDWLYATGLPGKSGVAGGMITVAPGKGGLATYSPPLDEAGNSVRGQLTARFLSERLGLNLFASRPEGSP, translated from the coding sequence ATGTGGTCCGTTTCCGAATGGGTGTCCAACGGCCACCTACCCACCGCCGAGGTTGTGCAGGCGCTGGTGGCTGAGGCCCATGGCCGCTTCGCCCCGGTTCTGGATGGTCAGGTGGCCGACTACATCCCCGCCCTGGCGGCCGCGCCTCCCGACCACTTCGGCCTTTGCGTCTCCAGCTGCGGCGGAGCGTTGTTCGAGGCGGGCGAGGCCCGGGTGGCCTTCAGCATCCAGAGCATCTCCAAGCCCTTCCTGTTCGCCCTGATCTGCCAGGCCATCGGTGAGGAGGAGGCCCGCGAGAAGCTCGGGGTCAACAGCACCGGCCTGCCATTCAATTCCGTTCTGGCGGTGGAGCGCAGTGGCGACGGCCTCTCCAACCCGATGGTGAATGCCGGGGCGATCGCCGCCACCAGCCTGGCCCCGGGAGCCAGCAGCGAGGCGAAGTGGGCCTTCATCCAGGACGGCTTCTCGCGCTTCGCCGGCCGGCGGCTGGAGATCGACATGCGGGTCTTCGATTCGGAGCTGGCCAGCAATCGCCGCAACGCCGGTCTGGCCACGCTGCTGAGCGACCATGACCGCATCTGGTGGGATCCCGACGAAGCCACCGAGCTTTACACCCGCCAGTGTTCCCTCAGTGTCACGGCAGCCGACCTGGCGGTGATGGCCGCCACCCTGGCCAACGGCGGACGTCAGCCCGTCACGGGTGAGCAGGTGATCGAGGCGATCCATTGCCAGCACGTGCTGGCGGTGATGGTCACCGCCGGGTTATATGAAACCTCCGGTGACTGGCTGTATGCCACCGGCCTGCCAGGGAAGAGCGGCGTGGCCGGTGGCATGATCACGGTGGCCCCGGGCAAGGGGGGCCTGGCGACGTATTCGCCACCCCTCGATGAGGCGGGCAACAGCGTGCGCGGCCAGCTCACGGCGCGCTTCCTCTCCGAACGCCTGGGACTGAACCTGTTCGCCTCCCGGCCCGAAGGGAGCCCCTGA